The genomic region ttgaaatgtaatgtttttgcattgtctttattatgcatttgttgattttgcaattctactgtatttaaatggtcctttaaagggacggtcaagttaaaaaaaaaactcatgtttcaaataggtcatgtaattttaaacaactttccaatttacttttaccaccaattttgctttgttctcttggtattcttagttgaaagctaaacctaggaggttcatatgctattttattagaccttgaaggtcgcctctaaccTAAATacattgatagtttttcaccactagaggtcataaattcacgtgtttcatatagataacattaagctcaaaatgcaagtctgtcaaaagaactgaaataaaggagcagcctgctgaggcttagatacaaagtaattacagaggttaaacgtgtataattataactgttggttatgcaaaactggagaattggtaattaagggattacccaccgtttaaaacaaaaaaatctggtgttgatcGTCCCTTTAATTGGTAAAAGTTATACAAAACCCAAAAATGCTGTAGCCCCCAATACCGTCTGCAGTACTTATTTTTATTCAAGGAAGCAGGGTTGATACAAAGGATGTCTCAGCAAAGACATTCTACACAGTGTAAGCATACTCCTAAAGTTCATTGCAAAAAGCCACATTGAAGTACTGATGCACAGGTTATCAAAGTGATACATCCACCAGCTGCATTTCCCGTTTGCCTAGTTCTCTTGGCAACCTttgataaagggacatgaaacaaaattcTCATTTCATGATTTATGTAATCATGAAGTGTAACCAAATGTAACCGACTtcccccattttttcttttaaacattactgtgaatctgctggcgagtgccaagttttctgtggggggggggggggggttggagaggaaaaaaaaaaaaaaaaaaaaaaaaagagagaaagaaagaaagacagatttcctagataaacctttcagcaatagagaaggaagcaaattaaatagaagtaaattggaacgttgtttaaaattgtatgctgtctaaatcacgaaataaattttgggtttcatgaccctttagtgCAGAGTTATCCTAATTTTTCATGTTAGTGACatttttttagacctacataatgttgcgacagtaattcagttgtactatcaAACAGGATAAACTAAGttcttttaagagatacggacacatacataaattaaataacagAATGAATTTACAatagtttaacaccaatagctacctaCTATTTAATGAGATGTGGTTGATGGGATGTATagtatttctgaatatttggtggagtattagataaagacacttgcattttatcaagcagctgtcccactcactgactacacatgcagtcacaagccgattgaggagactacacatgcagtcaggagccaatgtgccatcaaagccgccaatgggaatagtttcagttcctgctgaGCCGCATTAATAGGTTATAAGGTGATCTGTGACCCAAtaagtatcaatcatgtgtcaaccatgtgatatgcgtagcacgCAGGCGAAAAGTCGGGGGGAAAAAAACCCACACATGTCacgacacagtttggaaagcactgctttaaaggGTAACcctaagtgagctcaggagcatgcacatgtctagccacctggcaacagtgtttgcaaccatTTCTACAGCAATATTAAATAGTAGCAACCTGCTGCCATAGGAGCagtctatcagcctacctagctttactctatatatcaAAATAAAGCAAACTTCATAATAGAACTAAAAACATGCTTAAAATTGCACAATGTATCAAAGTCAAGagtgtttaatttcaactttactgtttctttaagaatcTGTTTCAAACCTGGTCTCTTAAACATGCTGAAGATTATAGTTAAATTACTAAGCACTATCCCCATACAGGTTATTgtatgtataagaaaaaaaaaatatccacacAAATAAATGTGAAAAGACATTTAATAAGTTTTTTAGTTGGTTTAACATCTATGATCTTGGTCTCTCCTTCTTGCCTTTGTACAAGGCCAACAGAGAAACATTGGCTACTTTAACAACCTTGAACCGGACACCAGGGATGTCACCAACGGCATGACCAGCACGACCAAATCCAGCAACCAGAACTTCATCGTTTTCCTGAGAAAAGATATGTTAAATGAGTCAAACAATGGCTTAGTcagtaaaaatgtaatataaaattcttCTTGAAGATAATTTACAttatggcccatagttatcaaggtctggcggacctgatccgacactgcatcaggtccgccagaccttgctgaatacggcgagcaatacgctcgccatattcagcattgcaccagcagctcacaagagctgctggtgcaacgccgccccccgcagactcgcagccaatgggccgccagcaggggggtgtcaatcaacccgatcgggttgatttccggcgatgtctgtccgcctgctcagagcaggcagacaggttatggagcagcggtctttgtgaccgctgcttcataactgctgtttctggcgagtctgaagactcgccagaaacacggggcatcaagctccattcggagcttgatacatatgcccctatgtgttaagTAATTCTAAGTGTAGTACACTCCCTATACGATTGTTATATCAGTGTTCTACCAATAATCAGTATAATGTCCTGTaccttaaacccaaattttctatttcgtaattcagattgagaatacaattttaaacattccaatttacttctcatttAATTAGCTTCAtactctagatatcctttgttgaagaaatagcaatgcacatgggtgagccaatcacacaaggcatttttgtgcagccaccagacagcagctactgagtctatctagatatgcttttcagcaaaggatatcaatagtaagaagcaaattaaatagaagtaaataagaaatgtttaaaattgcatgttttctaaatcatgaaaaaaggggtttcatgtccctttaatattaaatgcaTGGCTCTAAAGTACGCTGAAGGCAGCAGCCGTAACAGATGTAATATCAGTTCTATcctttttttcagcaaaatatagcACTTTAAATCTAAGCAATTCCCTGTAAGGTTTTAAACTTATTTTGGTTTCCCCTCTTACCTCAATAAAGTTCAGACAACCGTCATTTGGAACAAAAGCTGTGATTTTCTTGCCATTCTTGATCAGTTGCACACGGACACATTTCCTGATGGCAGAGTTGGGCTGCTTAGCCTCTACGCCACTAAAGAGACATTATGTTAGGTATTTTCCTTAGAAATGAAAAGGCAAAACGAGATACATTTTAGGCCAAGAGTTTACTATGAGCTAAATAggactatatcttttttttttggatttataaaggatttttttttttttaatggcagtcTTTATTGAATGATGCCTTTTGCAGCAAGATATTGGCCACCAATGCTGTGGAAGTCTTTACTTGTGCTTATCTCTCAAACACAagctgtgtatataatatatgcacGTATTTTCAATCTCAAAATAGCTTTGAGTTAACATTTTccgttaaaaaataattattaaaaaccaTGTCTATTGTGAGAAAGGTCTGACATGTTTTGACCTGAATCATAGACTTTAGCttgatgcatacacacacactaactactTACACTTTTTCAAGGACAATTCCTTTGGCATGGGAAGCACCACCAAAAGGGTTAGCCTTCAGAGCAGTTCCCAAATGTGCCTTCTTGTATTGTTTGTCATGCCATTTTTGCTCACGTCTGTGGTTGCGGAGCTTTCTTGCTGTACGAAGACCTCGGCACTTGcctatttatgggggggggggaatagagtGAGTACGACAATAAAACACACATCAGGGCAAACAATTTGAgtagttttttataaataaatgattctGTGTAAGGTGGCTAATAATTGAGAAAGCATTTAGCATTACACCGATAATGTTTTACTGCATCTGGCTTTTTTTACAGCCCTCAAAAGTTTACAacataaaaattgttttatttagatGCAGCTTATTTTTAAACCTACTCTGTATGATCTTGGAAACAGCTATATACACTGTGCATAACAACCTTTTCAATATTATCCATGAtactagacttttttttttaggcAAACTGTGTGctgaagttaaaagtaaactttgaATTTAATGTTTtgttcttttaataaatatttttcatgCAATCGTATTCTGTCAGAAGTTTTAAGATAAGTTATCACTAATCAAAAAATCATGGGAAACAATACAGAGGTAGGAACACATCACAGATAATTAAGAAGCACATCTGCATTCAAATTCTGGTTCTCAAATTTCAAACATTACATGTCTAT from Bombina bombina isolate aBomBom1 chromosome 2, aBomBom1.pri, whole genome shotgun sequence harbors:
- the RPS23 gene encoding 40S ribosomal protein S23, with protein sequence MGKCRGLRTARKLRNHRREQKWHDKQYKKAHLGTALKANPFGGASHAKGIVLEKVGVEAKQPNSAIRKCVRVQLIKNGKKITAFVPNDGCLNFIEENDEVLVAGFGRAGHAVGDIPGVRFKVVKVANVSLLALYKGKKERPRS